Within the Vigna angularis cultivar LongXiaoDou No.4 chromosome 10, ASM1680809v1, whole genome shotgun sequence genome, the region TGGATAATAGTACTTGTGGATAACTTGCTCTTGTCAAGTAGATTGGGTACACTTTCCTACCATGTGTGCTTGCTGGCTTAAGTAATGCTCCGCAATACTTGGTCATGGACTCCAAATCCTTCGATAAAGGTTGCATACTGGCAAATGATGTGGATTCCGTAATCCTTCCCAAAGATGCTTGCGGAGGGGATGCATGTCTTGCTTTTGCTAGAAATAAAAGCAAAAAGGTATACATACAAAcatattattgttgttttgccttatttttattttttggtttgattAAACATATTAGCAAAAGCAACAATTATCTCCATATGGTAACTTAGCTTTCATCCTCGGCAAATCAAATTGTCCAACTAGAAATTTTGATGACACCATTATTTCGTTATACATGACGGTGTTCAATTTTCTTGCAGCCACTTATAATTACTGTGGAAGAAAACGAAACTGTTCTTAATGATACTGCAAACAAACTTGGTCTTGAAGTGGTACGTGATTTTTATTCTCTAAACTTGTTATTGTAGAAGGTGTGAATAAAAGTTAGGATCTTTATCTGTTTCATTTAAAATTCTGGAGAAATCAATTGACAAGAATTCAAGTTATTATATATACCATTTGCtcaccaaagaaaaaaaatgtgggTTTGgacaaaagttaaaattagatAGATGCATAAGAATACAAGTAAAATGATAACATCTCCGTTTTGGGCCACTAAGTGCTAGATTTTTATTGTTGGtgctaaaaggaaaaaataaaattaagtttaggCACCATCGAGACAGtcaatttttcttctattaCAATTGAAATGAGAACATTTTGGTTGATAAAATTATCATTCCGCAGCTGCATGTATCAAATTATTGGGAGGCCGTTGGAGTTATTGCAGCTCACAAGGCAGGGATAGATCCATTTTCACTTAGACGTGATAAAATTCTCAATATCGGGTGCACTTCCTTCATGCCTGTCAATGGTCACACCATTCCAAGATAAAGAATGGTTTCCTGATTAACATCTGGTCTAGTTCACAGGTATCTCTAGAGAGAGACAATTTTGTTTGAATCAATAGACTTATAACCATTCACAGTATAATACACGGCTAGCATTCCCAATGAAGACATTTTCCTGATTAACATTGGAGAGTTAATGATAATATATTGCTATTGTTATTAATCACTGGAGGCAATGGTGTATTTGGATTCTTGTATAGCCAAATGTATATTTGATTCACACATTTAGGTCCACTAAATTTACCTCGGTCAGTGTACTTAAaagtttggtttttttatgCCTATagctttatgtttttttatgatttcattcaatagtttcattttatttaaacaattttgttccTTGTATGTTTGGATGGTAGTCTCTTTCAAGAGTACATGTGGTGACAAATTGCTGGTGTTAGTGACCACAATGCACACTTCTATTTCAGGGAAGGTACTGGACGTTTTAACTTCTAACTATCCTCTAATAGTGTGGGTCAGATTTGAGATATATACCTGAATTAGTTTAATGACAGGTTTAGCAGTCAGTACAATCTGAAATCGGACTTTTATTTAGCTCtctaaaatgtttaaactttatttgttaAACCTGAAATTCAAAGCTTTACAGGAGGAAGATTTTCTACTCATTCTTGTCAAGCTGCTATAAAAATCGCCCTTTCCATGTGAAAATTAgtatctctttctttttcctgcGATTGTATGGtaaattaactaattttcaagttgcataaaataaatagttCGTAGTAATTTAAATACACAGGATATGGATTTTGAAGGATGGCGGAAATTTGTACgaattattattactactatAGATGACTCATTAAGTGAgattaaattatcattttttccTTCATTATTAGCTTTAACAATTAGTTACTTAAGTGACATTGATTTAGTAATAGAAAATTGATGTGgttttctttaaagaaataaagaacaatGACGTCTTTTTGCTACAAGCAAGGTATGAAGTTTTACCTCTTTTAATGAGGCCTGTTATTTTTACGTACGGTGAGGTTTGTTAAGGctatttatatcttcttctaagCTATTGCTTTCTGCAGGCCCTAATTTCAGTTTGTCCCCCTAGTTTTATTTCAAACGGTCTCCTCTATGGAGACATGGCCTTGTAGTGGTTGCTGAACCTTGAAAGGGATCATTCCAGCAAGGGTGGTGGAGGTCGTCGTGATTTTCTCAAAGTCACTCAAGTCTAGGGTAGttagtttttattgttttgttggtTGAAATGGTTTGCGGGTGTAACTAGAAATCAGAGCCTAAAAATAAGCTTTTGGAACACATAATTCGGAATGTGTTAAGATAAGAAGCATCAACTTTCGGATTGGCTATTCTAGAAGTGTGTTAGGAATATTCTATGTACAAGCTCACGAAAACATGAACAAAAATTGACTATTGAGGTGGgtaaaatcattattattaaaaacttatttgcaTGTGTTGTACAAGTCATTCAAGAAATAACATGGAAATTTTAGGCATTTTCAAGGAACTCAAAACTagcaataaataatttaaaagagtAGAGAGTCTAGGATTCATGAAAAGAAGTAAAGAGAGAAGAGTAATGAGAAAATGTGTGTTTTTGGAGGAGAATGAGCAATCTATTTATAGGTTAAGTATGGGGCACAAATCCCTTGATCAACATCTACAAAATTCACAAAGAAACCAATATTTGTGGAGTCCCGAATCTTGCAAATGAGGTACCACACCTTGTGATGGCAAGCTTTTAGTCAAGGGATCAACTAGAAAAATTATGACTAAGCGGGTTGAAGAAGAGTTGGAATCATTTATAAAAGGTGAAGCCAAACTCTTATTCTCCTAGGCCATTTGGAAGACATCTATAATGACTCACTAAGCTTCTTCAAACTCCAACTTCTCgatattacaaaattttccTATAATTAGGAGGTACAACAAAGATGACACATCATCCAATGTCACCAACATCTTATCCAtcgagaaataaaaaatgttggtCTCAGAGTGTCATCGCTCAATGAATGCCAACAATAAACCTTTATCAGTATAGTCATATGAAATATCCACTAGAGGCATCAAACCGGAATTCAACACAAATTATTGAATTCTCTCGTCACATGGtccaaatttatttaacttttttcatGAGACATCAACTTGATCTTCCCTCAATCCTATAcaataacatttaatataaaatttattgaaagtaAATAATAACCATTAAAATTCAAGTTTTGCACTAATTTGGCTATAAGGCATAAGCGACATGCTCAATATAATGAATCAGTAAGGAAATATCATGTGAACTTCTTGGAAATCCACCAACTTCCTCTTCTACTTGAGGAACATCCTCCTACTCCTCCTCATCAACATCATATTGCTTAACTGGATGCTTCTCAACATGAACTTCAGTATCAATTTCTTTACGTCTTTTACGAATTGAAGGTGTAGGTCATGTCCTCCTTTCACTTTGTGAAGAACTCTCTCCTCGATAAGTAGTGTACTTCAAGTTTTTGTCATATCAATCAAaaatttattcatgaaatagaacacaattaaaatattaaacaacgtcataaattaagtaaattatacaaataaaaattaattaaaaataaaatttcataaattaaatatattataaaaactaaatttaattaaaaaaaattcgtTAAAGACCTTAAGAGATTTCCATCGagaacaaatttcaaaatttattttaagatttttaatgGATTTCGAAATCTATGCCTAAACATTTTCGAACCTATGCCTCTTCATACATTCAAACCAATTTCAAAGCATTTTCAACCAATGTTCAATGATTTTACTCCAgatttcaaatatttcaaacaagATTCTCATATCACATCATACAAAAATCGAATGTTTaaagagaagaagaacttaACTTAAGGTCACCACGGATGGGGATATTGGAAAAGGAGTCTGGACTACGCGAGAAAGCAAAAGAGaagaagtgagaaaaaaaaaagaggtgcaCGAAGGGTGGTGCGGTGCAAGAAGAAGATAGTTTTTCATATTCATACACATTTTTTGTGCGTATAAACTGGTTTTGTTGTTGCATCCAAGTAAAGCTAATTATTTGAACACTATTTTTCAGTATATTTTTCCTCAAAAATTACTTATAATCACAATCAATTGTAgctatttaattatataattgttattaaaataaggTTTGGATTATTTTGGGAAtcataaatttgtaaattttgcattatatttaataaacttttgtCACGTCTTGATCcttgataaattttatatcttGGTTTTGTTCTCTATCATCTTTTGTATTAGCTAAGTGGTATGTCCGTGACATAGTAGAACTGAcatgtgtattttatttttagttttagtcttcaataaattttaccatattgcCTTTTGTtctcaatgatttttttttcctattttggTCTTCCATACAAAATTTATCTATGTTGGTATAATGTAAATAGTgtcatttttcttcatttagaAATTACGTTCTCTAATACTTTTGCAAGatgaaaacaaaagataataaaatttcattggtataatataataaaagttgaTATTTTTCAAGGTAGACTGATTTATTTCTCGCACTATTATCTCAAACACAATTTACTTTGCAAACAACTTATTGTAATTCgattttctataaaatttaatacGTAACATATAATTACACTTCAACCGTTAAATagattaaattttgtataaagTTATTATGATGTATTGACATAGACTACATGGAACGACAGTAAAAAATTTCATCCTTAAAAGATCTGGCTCTCACCAGTTTGTACAGACAGCAACAATCCATGGGAAAATTTATTGTTAATGGGAAATATATGCATATCTGAATAAATGTAAACATAACAGTAGCATGGGAAAAGGAACATGAAAAGGGTTGAAGAATAATATCACCAAGAACAAGTACGAATAATCTACACAAAGATACACATCACTTTTCCTCCAATCGCCGCAGCACTAACTCAGCAAAGCTCTGTTGCCTACAGATGCATAATAACCAACAAGCTTAAGTAACATCAAAatcaaatgaacaaaaatatacattatataACACAAAAATCCTTGTATATGTGAATTTCTAACAAACGGAATTTGTTCCAACTTGCAAAATATCATGTTTCTAGTATTTAACCAATCCTATAAACATTATAGGAGAAAAAATTTAAGAGGCTCAAGTAATAAATTTGACACATCAAACTTGTTCCAGAAAATATTGGTGATCAGCAATATGCACCACAGctaagaaacaaaaacaacaatttcTTCCAATTAGAATTCAATATGTATTAAGTCTCTGCTAATATTATTGTTCTAATTAGTCTTAAATGTGttctaaaattttgttaatgttattttgTCTGGTCCTGTTGAAAAGTTATGCAAATTGTCTATAATCAATGTTGTTAGAAACAAAAATGACACTGCAGTTCAGCCAATTATCTGGTTTTGTTGAGAATTTATGATTGATGTATGATATGTGagaaacaaaatacatacaaaataataacagaatTAATAACAGTTCAGCCAATTGTCAAGTTTTGCTGAGAAATAATGCAGATTTCctataaataaagatataatataatccAACTTGtgagaaacaaaataaatatgaaataacaAAAATGGATAATAGAATTCAATTATGCCTCCCTGTCCGAACTGCTGCAGACATATGAAATAGCCACTAACATATCAACATATCAACATATCAGCATAACTATGAACAACATATTAACCCTCTGTGTGTGTCCTCCTAAGATGGAGGAAACATATCaacatatcaaaatatatatttataatttatttttaacagaTAATATGTAACGAacagtattttttatattaattttgttaattaacCATTAACGACttttaactaaatattatttaaaaagataattacatatatatcgtatttataattttaaaaaattagtaatacAATATATTATGACAACTACTTTTGAATTCTGCAAGTATAGAAAAAAGAGTAATtgcaattattatattatatgcatTCTTCAAGATATTATCCTTCCTTTGTCCCCTCATAATAGTCTTTTAAAGCTTTTGACTCaaaccaagaaaatatttgtttttctatttctaatACAATTTTAAGTCATCAATTATTACCCCTTTCAGTTTTCTTTATCATAACTAATATTTCAATGTACACTTACGTGTAAGTAAGTCACCTATTAAACACTACAGTTATATGTCATTATATTTTCTCTCTGTTATCATAACTAATTTTACcctttcaatttttcttatgccaattttatttgttaaaaactcGATGAGAGTACtaagtaattttcaaaatataaaacatattttaactttattagTTTTGTCTTTGAAGATAAAGTCATTGTAAGtgatatattaagaaaaaaaaattatattcattcaaaattaaaattataatatcaaaagTAACATATTGAAAGTAAATTGTAAGTGTCtaagtaaattatattatattatatatacatatataagtacaatattaaaagtaaattattataGTAAAAGTTACTGAATGAAAAGtaagaataatattaaagaCTTAATTAGTACTTTAGTCCTATAATTTGttgatttgatttattttagtctctttattatttttggctttaatttaattctctaattttttaaaaaaattctttggtCATTTCCGTGAAATTGATGTTAACTCGTAATCTTATCACAagtcaattaattaaattttcaattttttaaaattttcttaacaaaattttaatttaaaaaagaaaacataaaataccAAGTGTCAAGTCATGATGCAGTAACACTGACACCTAACCTTATCACCATTCCTTGACACGCaataatttctgttttttttttaaattaaaaatataaaaattaaataaattttttaaaaaattaacatagtGACAAGTACGGATACGGTATTAAcgtcaataaaaataatcaaaatgaacttttttaaaaaaattcgaaAACTAAATTGAATCCAAAAATAATCAGGGACCAAAGTGAACcgaactaaaaaaattatagaactAAATCACTAATTAAAcctataaaaacaataaaatagactgttgataatatattaaaaactaaaattaagttataaaagTAAACTATATGTAATTACCTTATTCATGCAAAATAGTAAATACGTCATTTAATTGAAGCtaaaataatctaattattttaattaaaaatattgtcacCTTAATTATCTTAATTGGTAAATTTTCTGCTTTTATTCTAAAGTAGTTATAGTTAGAggtaaagattaaaaaaacaagGGCTACAAAGTGTCAAGatctaaaaataacattttttgcaaagattaaaccaaaaaaatatattatttttaggaaCCTTAAAACAGATTTAAACCTTCAAACTACAACACCCTAGTGACAGACCATATGACAGCAAATAGCACACTAGGGAAAAAGAATTCAAGAAATTTAACTTACTTCCTTTCTCTGTGCTTTGGGCTAGGACGAGAATATTTTAGATATCCATCCCAAGGAACCTTTTTAAGGCCAGCACGCAATGAGATTATGTCCCTCACCCTACATAGTTAATTAAACAGTGACTATCTCAAGACCAAGATAAAGCCAAACATATATCTCCCAGCATACAATCAGGATCAACATTATTTACCTTTCTGCAAACTCAATTGGTGTCTCTCCCGGCTTGAGATTTTGTGGCTCCAAGTACCAAACATCACAAACAACTGCCCAAGATGTCATTAGCTGCAACAGATGCATGGTGAATGATTGCCTGAAAATGCAGGAAATGCAAAGTCAAAGGCAGAAGTAAACAGCATTGCAGAAACATTTGATGTGAGAAGCATCTTCTTACTTTCTACTATTCCAAAAAGCATcaacaaaaattttattgtaCTTGATTGCAACTGGGCAAACTGTGCAGCCGAGTTCAAATGCACCCTAGACACCATTAAAAATTAGAGAAAGcttcaatacaaatttattgaGTACAGAAACGGGAATAGAAGTCAGCAGGTACAaaatagaagaataaaaaatcTATTCCTAAAATAAGATAGGAGAACATAGGCATTTTAAATGGACAGCAAATGCAAATAATTAACACACCTTCTTGAACATGACTGTATAGTGATTATTTACACAAGTTCCTTCAGGAAATATTAGAAGGGGGTTGTTATCAGCTCCCTGGACATGATCCCTCAATCTGAGACATGAAATATTGTGTAAGTAAAAAGGAACTAGAtttgaaatacattttataaCAACTTTATTTATACTCACTTCTTTGCAACAATTTCTCTATCCTTTGCCTCTGCACGGTTGAACCAGATGCACCCTAGACTCTCCAGAATGGTACTCTGCAACAATCCTGTAcaataactaattttttaagaaaattcacaaatagtttgtttaagataaattatgatactgattcaattttttttctctcaaaagaTGGAAGTTTATTAAATCATCCCTAATTGTTCTGCACTTTCACATACCCTATTCTTCCAGACAACCATTTAGACTGCCCAACagcaagtttttttttttcatttagacTGCCCAACAATTTAGAAGGGATATAGtgcttaatttttcttttttacgcaTATTTTGGTGAACTATTTACCTTCTGTTTGTGGCTAGACTGTGTAATCACATATAAACATCAACGTACCAATGATTAGGAGTTAGTATATACAACTTGTTATGGATGAGGAAGGCAAAAGTTTGTGTATCATACTTCTATAATAGATGTCAGCTCTAAATGCTTACCAACCCATCCAGGATGCTTCTGCATAATAACAGCAAAAGCGGTCATCTGTTCTAAGACAATGAAATCAATCATGGATGTATGGTTGGCTACAAAAACCTGCTCAATAAATGAAGGGGAAGCTCAAATTAGTATAGATAACATTTACTCTTTCTTGAGTacataaataatgataatacaACAACATTAATCAAACCTGTTTTGGTCGCCTACTAGGCCTTGGTCCATGATACTTAACAACCCCAGTCCAAGATGCAACAAAGAAACTGCACATCATCTCTACCAAAGACCTCTGAAGGAAATGAACAATTTACAACGTGCCAGTGTTAATACTCAGCACAGGGAGAAAAGAGAGTGTATGTCAGAGAGACCATTCCCAATTCATGCCATGacaacaaaaatagaaaaataacatGAACAATGTACTCCACTGCATACAGCATCTGTCAATCAAGTAAACCAATACATAGaggaaaaattcaaataatgcTTACAAATAGAATGGCTAAAAACTATGGAACTTCAACGATAAAAGAAGACACCTTTACAGTAGTAGTTTTCAATTTCAACATTTAGCATCTATTTGTTGTCCCATTTAGTCTAATTAATCTAaatcatttgaattttaaattgtggtcattcaatatatttttcttttccaacaAACCTGACTATTAATTGGAATGCTGATATTCTTCTTCCAAGAGGAAGAAAATCTTTCATTATTTACAGTGAAAAGGCAAGACCAAGTTTTCCCAAAAGATGAGGCAACATGTTGAAGCTAGATAATAGATACTTGAAACCAAATGCATAAGGCATCTGTCAATCAAGTAAGCAAATACATAGAGGAAACATTTAAATAATGCCTACAAATAGAATGGCTAAAAACTATGGAATTTCAACGATAAAATAACACACCTTTACAATAGTAGTTTTAGTTTTCATCATTTAGCATCTATTAGTTGTCCCATTTAGTCTAATTAATCTAAATCATTTGAATTAGTTGTCCCAACGTCACAAGCTTATTTTCAGTTCATGCAACTAAGCTGCCTGAATGGTCATCAATTGTAATCTTAGTAATAAGATGGAGACCATTATTAAGCAAAATGTCAAATGGAAAAAGATAGAATAAGTTGAATGTGCACCTCAATACTTCTCCTTAACTTGTCATGTCCTTTCAATAGGAAGTGCACTGgaatgaaagatgaaagaaatattatcCATCCTAGTGTTAACCCTATAACCCTGCAGTGTCAATGAGGTTGGCATCACTTAGACAAAAGAAAATGACTGCAAAGTAACTCATTAACTGTATCTCCtatttagagaaaatatcttccaCTCTGGTCTGTATATTTTCCCAGTTTCTTAATATTAGATACTGTAAACCATCTACTTATAGTTAGTCATGCTAAGGACTTCCTCAACCAGTTCAGAACAGAAAATCTTTTCATTATATCAACATGGAAAGTAGTATAGATCGTCAGACAGATATATAGACCAAATAGAAAGGGTATAACTCGATGTGGTCAAAGACAAAGTTCAAATtcctaataataatatttctgaGACAGCTAATCTCAATACCTAATTCtacaaatgaaaaaagaaaataatgtatatatatatatatatatatatatataaaagcattAAAAATTTGCTAGGAAGATTCCGGATTTCATAGTTATTATATGAGTATGATACATGGCACTTAGGAATAAGGCAAACCTGATAGGGAACAGAATCAAGTATCGAATCACAACTCCAAAACACCACAAAGGAAACAGATATAAATTCCAATTCCATGGTTCCGGAGGATTAGACTTGAAGCACCTTGTAAATGAGTCCTGCCCAACATTAAAAGTTCCAACCAATAAGCAAATCACCCAAGCCAAGACAAGGAGCAACACACGGTAGCAGGACAATGTTCAGCATTTAAAAGACGTAGAATTGATTATATAAGTTCTTGCTATAATAATACTATCAACATTAGTTCCTGATTTGGGTCTCTGAAAGAAAATACTGACACCTCAAAACAAGGAAAGAACAAATAAAAGATCACAGCAAATACTTACATCTACAATAGCACCTGCTGCCTCAGATAAAGTAGGGGATATATTGAGTAAATCATGCCTGAAAAAGTATCAGAAAGAAAACTGGGAATATTAAATGATGCCTGAAAATTTCTTCTCTAACAGATCTATTGAAGAAAATACTGTTCTTTCATTTCAAGCTTATATTCAGTATCAAGTAACAGTACAAGCAACACAAGGAAATAGTGATAGCATACAGAGAAAGCTTTCCATGAGGTTCTTGTTGAATGGTCGATCCAGAAGGGAGGTAATCCTCAATGTTTGGTCGATCAAGGTCTAGTTCAGAACTAGAAGACTTGAGTCTCCCTGTGTTATTCATCCGAGCTGTGATATTACTTCTTCCAGCGACTTCTTGAAGGGACAAACGAGGTCAATATACACTTT harbors:
- the LOC108335928 gene encoding glycerol-3-phosphate acyltransferase 9, with amino-acid sequence MNNTGRLKSSSSELDLDRPNIEDYLPSGSTIQQEPHGKLSLHDLLNISPTLSEAAGAIVDDSFTRCFKSNPPEPWNWNLYLFPLWCFGVVIRYLILFPIRVIGLTLGWIIFLSSFIPVHFLLKGHDKLRRSIERSLVEMMCSFFVASWTGVVKYHGPRPSRRPKQVFVANHTSMIDFIVLEQMTAFAVIMQKHPGWVGLLQSTILESLGCIWFNRAEAKDREIVAKKLRDHVQGADNNPLLIFPEGTCVNNHYTVMFKKGAFELGCTVCPVAIKYNKIFVDAFWNSRKQSFTMHLLQLMTSWAVVCDVWYLEPQNLKPGETPIEFAERVRDIISLRAGLKKVPWDGYLKYSRPSPKHRERKQQSFAELVLRRLEEK